The genomic window CAGCAGACCGGCTGGTCCTACGTGAGCCAGTCCCGGTCCTGGCTGCCCGACGCCATCGGCGGCGTGCTGTGGTTCGGCATGGACGACACCTACTCCACCGTCTACGTGCCCATGTACTGCGCCATCAAGGCCGTGCCCAGGAGCTTCGCCGAGGGCACCGGGTCCTGGAACGAGTTCAGCTGGGACAGCGCCTTCTGGACCTTCAACTTCGTGGCCAACTACGCCTACAGCCGCTACGACGAGATGATCGTCGACGTGCAGAAGGTCCAGCGCGAGCTCGAGGGCGGCTTCCTGGCCCACCAGCCCGAGGTGGAGGCCCACGCCAAGGTCCTCTACCAGCAGTCTCCCGAACTGGCCAAGGCCTTCCTCACCGACTACTCCTGCCGCCAGGGCGACCTGGTCACCGCCCGCTGGCGCAAGCTGGGCGAGATGCTCATCTGGAAGTACCTGGACGGCAACGTGCGGGACGCCAAGGGCGAAGTGACCCACCCGGCCTACAACCCCGACTGGTACCGCACCATCGTCCGGGAGAAGGGCGACGCCATCCGGATCCCCGAGGAGAAGACGGGACACTGAGCGGCAGGCAAATAAGGGAGGGGGCCGGGAAACCGGCCCCTTCTTTTTCACACCTTGGGGGTAGGATGGTTCCATCCCACCGGGAGAACCCATGAAGCTGACCCTGCTCGGTCTCGCTCTTTCCGTGCCCGTACTGGCCCAGGCGCCGCAGCCGGCGCTGCTCAATCCCGCCTTCCTCGAAGGCGCCCCCGGCGAGATCCCCAAGGGCTGGTTCTTTCCCAAATCCGGCGCCGACGCGGGCTTCCATGCCGGGATCGAGGAGGACCCGGCCCTCCCCGGGGGGCGGTGCGTGGCGATCCGCCGGGAGACGGGCTCCGGGGCCTTCGGCAACCTGATGCAGGTGGTGGACGCGGGGCCCTTCCGGGGCAAGCGGATCCGGCTGCGCACCCGGATGAAGGTGGACCCGGGGACGGGGGGCGCGGGGCAGGCCTGGCTTCGGGTGGACCGGGAGGACGGGTCCATGGGGTTCTTCGACAACATGCAGGACAGGGCCGTGACCGCCACCGCGTGGACGGAGGGGACGATCGTGGGCGACGTGGCCCCGAACGCGAAGACCGTCAACCTCGGCGCCTTCTTCGTGGGCGGCCGCGGCGTCCTCCGGGTGGCGCCCTTCACCCTGGAGGTCCTGGGCGACACGCCGGTGGTACCCGCCCAGGCCGCCCGGGCCCTCACGGAGCGGGGCCTGGCGAACCTGGCGGCCTTCACCCGGGCCTTCGGCTACATCCGGTTCTTCCACCCCTCCGACGCGGCCGCCTCCGCGGACTGGGAGCGGATCGCCATCCTGGGAGCGCGCGCCGCGGAGGGCGCGACGTCCGCCACGGACCTGGCCTCGCGCCTCCAGAAGTTCTTCGGTCCCTGGGCCCCCACGGCGCGCTTCCTGCCCCCCGGCGCCGCGCCCGCGCCGGTGAGGGCCCCCTCCGGGGCCACCCAGGCGGTGCGGTGGGTCCACACGGGGTTCGGCCAGGGCGCGGGCCACGGCGTCTACCACAGCGAACGGCACTACCTGCCGCTGGCCCAGGCGAAGGCCCAGGGCTGGGAGGACCCGGCGCGGGGCCGGGTCCTGGCCCTGGGCGCCGGGGTCCGCCTCATGCTTCCCACGGTGTGCTACGCGGACGCCGGCGGGGCCACCTTCCGGGGCCCGGTCACCGCCGTTCCCAGGGCCCGCATGCCCGAACCCACGATGGGCGCGGGCGACGGCAACGACCGCGGCACGCGGCTGGGGGACGTGGCCCTGGCGTGGGGCGTGTTCCGCCACTTCTACCCCTACTTCGACGTGGCCGGAGGCTCCTGGGACGCCGAGCTGCCGCGTGCCCTGTCCGCGGCGGCGCTGGATCCGGACGCCGGGGCCTTCACCCGCACCCTGCGCCGGCTCACCGCGGCCCTCCAGGACGGACACATCCATGTCGAGGGACCCGGAAGGGACCAGGCCTGCCCCGCCCTGGCGCTGGAGATGATCGACGGCTGGCCCGTGGTGAAGGCCGCGGGGGAGGGCGCCAAGGCTGTCCCCGCGGGGAGCCGGATCCTCACCGTGGACGGGGAGCCCGCCGGCAGGCGCATCAAGCTCCTCGCCGAGGAGATCTCGTCGGCCTCCAACGGCTGGCTGGACCGCCAGGTGAGCCGGGAGTTCCTGGCCGGGCCCCACGGCCAGCCCGCCCGGATCACCTACGTCACGGCCGGAGGCGTGGCCGGGGAGGCCTCGCTCCCCCGTGACGCGAGCCCCTGGAACCTCCCCGCGGGCCCGTTGCCCCCCAAGGTGGGCGAGCTGCGTCCCGGCATCTGGTACGTGGACCTGGACCGGGCCACGGACCCGGAATTCCAGGCCGCCCTGCCCAGCCTGGCCGCGGCCAGGGGCGTGATCTTCGACCTGCGCGGCTACCCGAAGGTGCGCCCGGGCTTCCTCCAGCACCTCACGGACAAGCCCCTCGCCAGCGCCCGGTGGAACAAGCCCGTCGTCACCCTCCCCGACGGCGAGGCCTGGACCTGGGACACCGGCGGCCGGTGGGACCTGGAGCCCAAGACCCCCCGCATAAAGGGCAAGGTGGTCTTCCTCACCGGGGGTGGGGCCATCAGTTACGCGGAGTCCTGCCTGGGCATCGTGGAGGCCTACAGGCTGGGCGAGATCGTGGGCGCCCCCACCGCCGGCACCAACGGCAACATCTGCGGCCTCACCCTCCCGGGCGGCTACCACCTGGCCTTCACCGGCATGAAGGTCCTCAAGCACGACGGCACCCGCCACCACGGGGTGGGCATCCTGCCCACGGTTCCCGTGCGGCCCACCCCGGAAGGGCTCGCAGCGGGCCGGGACGAGGTGCTGGAGAAGGGACTGGCCCTCATGGCCCCCTGACCACCTCGAAATCGCCAAACCCATGCCGCTTTGCATCACCCCCGGGCTACAACCCCGACTGGTACCGCACCCTAGTCCGGCATCGCGGTGATCTGGACATTGCACACCTTCCAGCGCCCGTCTTTCAGAACATAGGTATCGACATACCGGTAGTGGGATCGGAAAGGGGAGCCCTTGTAGGAGCCTGTCATATTGGTCCTTCCGCAAATCAAAGCGCAGGTTCCATAGATTCGAATATCCAGGTCTTCAACGGTGTAGGGATTGATGACCAGGTCGGCGGAGACGATCCCTTGGAGGAATGCCGTCTTATCTGAAATGACACCTTTGTTGCTGATGTGCCGGAAGTCTTCACTCATGTTGTCGGAAATGGCGGGCCGGTTCTTCAGAATGATGTCCTGGTCCCAGCGATCCGCTTGTTGCTTCAATAATGCTGCTACCGAGAGCGGGTCCGACGGCGAAACCCCATGGCGGCATGAAATCTGGGCGGGAATCAGGCTCAGCATCGCCAGGGCGGCGAATGAAATTCTTGATGACGGTTGCCAGGTTCTCAATTCCGACCTCCATGCCAGGTGGGTTCATGCGGGATTTGGAAGCATCCTAACTGGAAATCGGTGAACCGCCCCAACCCCAGCGACCGCATCTGGAGAAAACGGCCTCACCCACCCGGGGGCAGGCTCCCCTGCTACCTCGAAATGTGATCCACAAGCCGCCGTCCCCGGTGGATAATGACCGGACCCCTTGGAACTTCCGATCGCCCTCGCGAAAATCCAACTCCAGCCCTTCCACGAGGAACGTCCATGCCCCGCCTCGATCCCCATTCGTACTACGACGACCGCCAGCCCCGCACGGACCGTTGGCACCTGCGCTTCCTGGTGGACTTCGACCGCCGCGTCCTGAACGGCGAGGCCACGCTGGTGTTCAAGGCCCCCGCCGGGGGGACCCTGGACCTGGACACCAAGGGGCTGACCGTCTTCCGGGCCTGGGTGCCGGCCCTGGACCAGGACGTGCCCTTCGAACTGGGCGCGGAGGACCCCATCCTGGGGCGCCGCCTGCGCCTGGAGCTTCCACCGGGCACCGGGGCGGTGGTCCTCGCCTACGAGACGAGCCCCGAGGCCATCGGCCTCCAGTGGCTGGAGCCGGCCCAGACCGAGGGCGGCAGGCACCCCTTCCTCTTCAGCCAGTGCCAGGCGATCCACGCCCGCACCCTCGTGCCCTGCCAGGACTCGGCCTACGCCCGGGTCAGCTATGACGCCGAAGTGGTCGTGCCCGAGGGCCTTTCCGCGGTCATGTCCGCCGGGCCCGCCTGGGACGGCGCCGGCGAGGTGCCCGGCACGCGCGTGTTCCGCTTCTCCATGCCCCAGCCCATCCCCCCCTACCTCCTGGCCCTGGCCGTGGGCGAGCTGGAGAGCCGCGACCTGAGCCGGCGCGCCCGGGTGTGGGCGGAACCCGCCACGATCGAGAAGGCCGCCTGGGAATTCGCCGGCGTGGAGGACATGATCGTGCGCGCCGAGGGGCTCTTCGGGCCCTACGACTGGGACCGCTACGACATGCTCGTGCTGCCCCCCTCCTTCCCCTACGGCGGGATGGAGAATCCCCGGATGACCTTCCTCACCCCCACGCTCCTGGCCGGGGACCGCTCCCTGGTGGACGTGGTGGCCCATGAGCTGGCCCACAGCTGGACGGGGAACCTCGTCACCAACGCCACCGCCGAGCACTTCTGGCTCAACGAGGGCTTCACCGTCTGGGCCGAGCGCCGCATCCTCGAGGCCATCCGCGGGCCCGAAGCCGCCGCCATGGGCTGGGCCATCGGCCAGAAGGCCCTGGACGAATCCCTCGCGCGGTTCAAGGACCAGCCCGAACTCACCGTGCTCCGCACCCACCTCGAGGGCGTGGACCCCGACGACGCCTTCTCCAGCATCCCCTACGAGAAGGGCGCGCGCCTGGTGGCGCTGCTGGAGGCCGACCTCGGCCGGCCCGCCATGGACGCCTTCGTGCTGGCCTACATGAGGCGCTTCCGCTTCACCTCCATCACCACCGAGATGTTCTGCGCCTTCGCCGAGGAGGTCCACCCGGGGCTCCTGGCCAGGGTGGACGCCGACGCGTGGCTCCATCGGCCCGGCATGCCCGCCAACGCCCCCGTGTTCCGTTCCGCGGCCCTGGAGGCGCTGGAAGCCCTGGGCAAGGCCTGCGCCCGGCCGGAGAAGGCGGTCATGGACGCCTGGAGCCCCACCGAGCTGCTGGTCTACCTCCAGAACCTCCCCCGCGCCCTCCCCCAGGCCGACTGCGCCTGGCTGGACGGGACCCTGGGCCTCACCGGCCGGGGCAACTACGAGATCCTGGTGGAGTGGCTGACGATCGCCGCCGGTTCCGGCTACGAGCCGGCCTTCCCCCGCATCCGGGAGGTGCTCCTCCGGGTGGGCCGCATGAAGTACCTCCGGCCCCTCTACTCCGCGCTGGGCGCCACCCCCGCCACGCGCGCCCTGGCCAGGGAGATCTTCGCCCAGGCCTCCAAGGGCTACCACGGCCTTTCGCGCCGGGTCGTCCAGGGCGTCCTCGACAAGCATCCCGCCTGACCTTCCAAGGAGAACCGATGTCCGATGCCACCGAATCGACGCCCATCAAGGGGCTGCCGGAGAACTACCGGCGCGTCCTGGAACCCGGGGAGGACTACGTCCCGCTGGTGCCCCAGGACGGCGTACTGGAGGTCACCACCCGGAGCGTGATGTACGGGATGCTCTTCTGCGCGATCTTCTCCATGGCCGCGGCCTACCTGGCGCTGCGGGTGGGGCAGGGCATCGAGGCGGCCATTCCCATCAGCATCCTGGCCATCGGCATCTCCCGGTTCTACCTGCGCCGCAGCACGATCCTGGAGAACGTGATCATCACCAGCATCGGCGCCAACTCCGGCCACGTGGTGGCGGGCGCGGTGTTCACCATTCCCGCCCTCTACATGCTCGCGGGCGTCCCGGGCTCCAACGTGCCCTACCCGCAGCTGTGGCAGGTGGTCATCGTCTCCTTCCTGGGCGGGTGCCTGGGCATCCTGTTCCTCATCCCCCTGCGCCACAACTTCATGGTGGACAACCACGGCGTGTTCCCCTGGCCCGAGGCCACCGCCACCGCCGAGATCCTCGCCAGCGGCGAGAGCGTGGGCAACCAGGCCAAGATCCTGGCCGGGTCCGCCGCGCTG from Geothrix sp. 21YS21S-2 includes these protein-coding regions:
- a CDS encoding nuclear transport factor 2 family protein encodes the protein MRTWQPSSRISFAALAMLSLIPAQISCRHGVSPSDPLSVAALLKQQADRWDQDIILKNRPAISDNMSEDFRHISNKGVISDKTAFLQGIVSADLVINPYTVEDLDIRIYGTCALICGRTNMTGSYKGSPFRSHYRYVDTYVLKDGRWKVCNVQITAMPD
- a CDS encoding S41 family peptidase, with protein sequence MKLTLLGLALSVPVLAQAPQPALLNPAFLEGAPGEIPKGWFFPKSGADAGFHAGIEEDPALPGGRCVAIRRETGSGAFGNLMQVVDAGPFRGKRIRLRTRMKVDPGTGGAGQAWLRVDREDGSMGFFDNMQDRAVTATAWTEGTIVGDVAPNAKTVNLGAFFVGGRGVLRVAPFTLEVLGDTPVVPAQAARALTERGLANLAAFTRAFGYIRFFHPSDAAASADWERIAILGARAAEGATSATDLASRLQKFFGPWAPTARFLPPGAAPAPVRAPSGATQAVRWVHTGFGQGAGHGVYHSERHYLPLAQAKAQGWEDPARGRVLALGAGVRLMLPTVCYADAGGATFRGPVTAVPRARMPEPTMGAGDGNDRGTRLGDVALAWGVFRHFYPYFDVAGGSWDAELPRALSAAALDPDAGAFTRTLRRLTAALQDGHIHVEGPGRDQACPALALEMIDGWPVVKAAGEGAKAVPAGSRILTVDGEPAGRRIKLLAEEISSASNGWLDRQVSREFLAGPHGQPARITYVTAGGVAGEASLPRDASPWNLPAGPLPPKVGELRPGIWYVDLDRATDPEFQAALPSLAAARGVIFDLRGYPKVRPGFLQHLTDKPLASARWNKPVVTLPDGEAWTWDTGGRWDLEPKTPRIKGKVVFLTGGGAISYAESCLGIVEAYRLGEIVGAPTAGTNGNICGLTLPGGYHLAFTGMKVLKHDGTRHHGVGILPTVPVRPTPEGLAAGRDEVLEKGLALMAP
- a CDS encoding M1 family metallopeptidase; protein product: MPRLDPHSYYDDRQPRTDRWHLRFLVDFDRRVLNGEATLVFKAPAGGTLDLDTKGLTVFRAWVPALDQDVPFELGAEDPILGRRLRLELPPGTGAVVLAYETSPEAIGLQWLEPAQTEGGRHPFLFSQCQAIHARTLVPCQDSAYARVSYDAEVVVPEGLSAVMSAGPAWDGAGEVPGTRVFRFSMPQPIPPYLLALAVGELESRDLSRRARVWAEPATIEKAAWEFAGVEDMIVRAEGLFGPYDWDRYDMLVLPPSFPYGGMENPRMTFLTPTLLAGDRSLVDVVAHELAHSWTGNLVTNATAEHFWLNEGFTVWAERRILEAIRGPEAAAMGWAIGQKALDESLARFKDQPELTVLRTHLEGVDPDDAFSSIPYEKGARLVALLEADLGRPAMDAFVLAYMRRFRFTSITTEMFCAFAEEVHPGLLARVDADAWLHRPGMPANAPVFRSAALEALEALGKACARPEKAVMDAWSPTELLVYLQNLPRALPQADCAWLDGTLGLTGRGNYEILVEWLTIAAGSGYEPAFPRIREVLLRVGRMKYLRPLYSALGATPATRALAREIFAQASKGYHGLSRRVVQGVLDKHPA